The Synechococcus sp. RS9909 genomic interval CTCCGCTCGCGATCCATCAGCGCCTCCAGCCCCTGGCGCGGCGGCAGAGCCCGACCCGGGAACGGACCACCACCCTGGCGCTGCACCCAGCGATGCAGAGCGGCCACATAACAATCAGAGTCGGTCGGCAGGTAGAAGGCGTTCTCAGCAGCCGCAGAGCCTCCAGCGGCCTCGAGCACCCGCTCCTGCCAGTGCAGGAACACCTGGTCGTCTTCCAGCACCTTGTGGTTGCCGATGTGCTGCAACCAGCGAGGGCGCAGACCGAGCAGCAACCGCGGCGCAGCCGCCTGGAACTGGAAGGGGAAGCGGGCAAAGAGCCGGCACTCCCCCGGCCGGATCGGCACCGCATACACCACCGTGAGGATGCGGGCAAACCCCTTGGCGGTGAGGTCGTGCCACATCAGCTGGGGGGCCCGGAAGCAGGTGGCCTGGGAGCCGAGCTTGCCCCGCCGCGGCCCCTCCTGCCAGAACGCCTCGAAACCGGTGCCATCCTCCCGGGTGATCTCGGCCTGCACAGGAGCGGCGTTGTCGCGCCGCCCTACGGTGCGGTGGTGGGTGAAGGGCACGTGGCTCACATCGAGCACGTTCTCCAGCAGCGTCAGCGCATCCATCGGCAGGTCCCGGAAGGTGTCCTGCACCACCCAGCCATCGGCCCACCCCTCCCCCTGCTCCTGCAGCACCGGCACCAGGGGGAGCGCCGCCGGATCGGCTGACGCCGGATCGCCACTCCACACAAAGAGCAAGCCCTGGGCGCTGGCGGTGGGCAAGCTGCGGCAGCTGGATCGCCGCCCCTCCGGCCTTGCCTCCTCCGTCATCTGGGGAATGCGGCGGCAATGGCCGCTGCCATCAAAACTCCAGCCGTGATACGGGCACTCCAATTGCCCCTCCGCATTGATCCGCCCCTCACTCAGGGGCACGAGGCGGTGGGGGCAAACGTCGTCGAAAGCGCGCCACTGACCAGCCTCGCGATCCCACCAGAGCACCAGATCCCGCTCCAGCAGCGTGAAACGCGAGGGCCGACCCCGATCCAGGTCGCACAGATAGGCCACGGGCCACCACTGTTCGCTCCAGCTGGGGGGCATGGCTCAGACACAGATGCGGCCATGATCGCCCCATGGGCAGCATCACCGTGACCTCAGGCCGATGATCGAATCCGGCAACTACGGCGATCCACCGCGCACGCGCCGCAAGGACTACTCGCATGTGCTGCTGCAATTGCTCAGCCGCATGCGCTACGACCTCCTCTTGCTGCTGGTCGTGACCGGCCTCGTGATGGGGGGGGTGATCCCG includes:
- a CDS encoding Rieske 2Fe-2S domain-containing protein, which codes for MPPSWSEQWWPVAYLCDLDRGRPSRFTLLERDLVLWWDREAGQWRAFDDVCPHRLVPLSEGRINAEGQLECPYHGWSFDGSGHCRRIPQMTEEARPEGRRSSCRSLPTASAQGLLFVWSGDPASADPAALPLVPVLQEQGEGWADGWVVQDTFRDLPMDALTLLENVLDVSHVPFTHHRTVGRRDNAAPVQAEITREDGTGFEAFWQEGPRRGKLGSQATCFRAPQLMWHDLTAKGFARILTVVYAVPIRPGECRLFARFPFQFQAAAPRLLLGLRPRWLQHIGNHKVLEDDQVFLHWQERVLEAAGGSAAAENAFYLPTDSDCYVAALHRWVQRQGGGPFPGRALPPRQGLEALMDRERSHTRHCRSCSGALQRLRALRPWLIAMLWLSAALVGLGQWGSISAVGLGLALASGLALRQLGRWEQGLLAGDGQAPRNHE